In Alkalihalobacterium alkalinitrilicum, a genomic segment contains:
- a CDS encoding universal stress protein, with product MFRRILVAADGSDHSLRATDKAIAIVTGSDDAVIEVVYVVDGATSKADVLQNRGSFEIANKRKERLQGIVEKLEASEVQYEIKTLHGEPGPTVVDYANQHEFDCVLLGSRGLNKLQSMVLGSVSHKVAKRVKCPVMIVK from the coding sequence ATGTTTCGACGGATACTAGTAGCAGCAGATGGTTCAGATCATTCTTTACGAGCAACGGATAAAGCGATTGCAATAGTGACTGGTAGTGATGATGCTGTGATTGAAGTCGTCTATGTGGTGGATGGTGCAACATCAAAAGCGGATGTCCTTCAAAATAGAGGATCGTTTGAAATCGCGAATAAAAGAAAAGAACGACTTCAAGGGATTGTAGAGAAGTTAGAGGCATCAGAAGTTCAATATGAAATTAAAACACTTCACGGGGAACCAGGTCCTACTGTTGTTGACTATGCTAATCAACATGAATTTGATTGTGTTTTATTAGGAAGTAGAGGACTTAACAAACTTCAAAGCATGGTACTAGGAAGTGTCAGTCATAAAGTCGCTAAACGCGTGAAATGTC